Proteins co-encoded in one Papaver somniferum cultivar HN1 chromosome 5, ASM357369v1, whole genome shotgun sequence genomic window:
- the LOC113282919 gene encoding uncharacterized protein LOC113282919, which produces MADRTLATTPSGTLARPIWMKQAEEAKLKSEAEKAAAAKAAFEATFKDVEKTAPQERGVSSDSDGEEEENDEGFSRNKPLGPIDPYKCTAAGAGIQGGAACVASTFVVVTKDSDGRKIPNGGAQLKVKVCPGVGVGGSDQEGIVKDQNDGSYTVTYVVPKRGNYMVHAECNGRPIMGSPFPVFFSAGGGSTGGLLGMQPVSNNTGSYPNMVNQTMPNMPNYSGSVSGAYSGLLGMIPGVVPGASGGVILPGVGASLGEMCRDYLNGRCLKTDCKFLHPPHNILMTALAATTSMGQLSQVPMAPSAAAMAAAQAIVAAKALEAHAAQIQAQQAHLAKDTPDSPGKAQRAAEVLKKTLQVSNLNPQITDVQLKQLFSYCGTVVDCSITELKHLAFIEYSKPEEAIAALQLNNIDVGGRPLNVEMAKSLPQKSATLNTPMNQSSLPMVMQQAVAMQQMQFQQALLMQQTMNSQQAANRAATMKSATDMAAARAAEISKKLKADGVGVEPEEVRKSRSPTKSRPRSKSRSRSPVKYRRSRRSRSISPLPRHARDRRFRSPLRSRNHYISDRRSHRDPRDYHDRIGKWETDRSRDRYSSGSRRNKSRSRSPLKKSTRGGSASPRRRQESASPVRKERSRDRYSSASRRNKSKSRSPSKKTARGDSTSPKLRKESLSPTRSPAKESSKDGSVSPLQHEEISSPVRSSGSPPNFLSQGGLVSPTPRKESLSPVQKERSRKESLSPVQKERSRDRHSSRRHRSKSRSPTKKSSRGGSVSPKRRRESVSPPRTRKRESRATSRSPTRHRGSRASPRHTRDSNSDYKRRSRSKSAERGSNLDSKKASSRSEKSKHSRRKHERTEDTSSRSEKSKHSRRKPESIQDASEELDLNDG; this is translated from the exons ATGGCAGATCGTACTCTTGCTACTACTCCTTCTGGAACACTTGCCCGACCTATATGGATGAAACAGGCTGAAGAAGCGAAATTGAAGAGCGAAGCTGAAAAAGCCGCTGCTGCCAAAGCTGCATTCGAAGCTACATTCAAAGACGTGGAGAAAACTGCACCGCAGGAACGTGGTGTTTCTTCCGATAgtgacggagaagaagaagagaatgatgaggGGTTTAGTAGGAACAAGCCGTTGGGACCGATTGATCCTTACAAATGTACTGCTGCTGGTGCTGGAATTCAAGGTGGAGCAGCTTGTGTTGCTTCCACTTTTGTTGTGGTTACTAAAGATTCTGATGGGAGGAAAATTCCTAATGGAGGTGCTCAACTTAAAGTTAAGGTTTGCCCTGGAGTTGGTGTTGGTGGATCCGATCAGGAAGGGATTGTGAAAGATCAAAACGATGGAAGTTATACTGTTACGTATGTTGTTCCTAAACGAGGGAATTATATGGTTCATGCTGAGTGTAATGGGAGACCTATCATGGGAAGTCCATTCCCTGTCTTCTTTAGTGCTGGAGGAGGTTCTACTGGAGGGTTGCTGGGTATGCAACCTGTATCTAATAATACAGGCtcatatccaaatatggttaatCAAACTATGCCCAACATGCCAAACTATTCAGGTTCTGTTTCGGGAGCCTATTCTGGATTACTTGGGATGATTCCTGGTGTTGTTCCTGGTGCTTCTGGTGGGGTGATTTTGCCTGGTGTGGGTGCATCACTGGGTGAGATGTGTAGAGATTATTTGAATGGTCGATGTTTAAAAACAGATTGCAAGTTTCTGCATCCACCACATAATATATTGATGACTGCGTTGGCTGCAACAACTAGTATGGGACAGTTAAGTCAGGTTCCGATGGCACCCTCTGCAGCTGCGATGGCTGCTGCTCAAGCTATTGTTGCTGCAAAGGCACTTGAAGCTCATGCTGCTCAAATTCAGGCACAGCAAGCTCACTTGGCGAAAGACACTCCTG ATTCACCTGGCAAAGCGCAAAGGGCGGCTGAGGTGCTGAAGAAAACCTTACAAGTCAGCAACCTAAACCCGCAGATAACCGATGTCCAGCTGAAACAGCTTTTCAGTTATTGTGGGACTGTTGTTGATTGTAGTATCACGGAGTTGAAGCACTTAGCTTTCATTGAGTACTCAAAACCTGAAGAAGCCATTGCAGCTTTGCAGTTGAACAATATTGATGTTGGTGGACGCCCTCTTAATGTTGAAATGGCAAAGTCCCTGCCTCAGAAATCAGCTACTTTGAATACACCTATGAATCAGTCATCCCTGCCCATGGTGATGCAACAAGCAGTCGCAATGCAACAGATGCAGTTCCAGCAGGCTCTGCTCATGCAACAAACTATGAACTCGCAGCAGGCTGCCAACCGAGCTGCAACCATGAAGTCAGCAACAGACATGGCAGCTGCCAGAGCTGCTGAGATAAGTAAGAAGTTAAAAGCTGATGGAGTCGGAGTTGAACCAGAAGAAGTCCGTAAGTCCAG GTCCCCAACCAAATCTAGACCAAGATCTAAGTCGAGGTCAAGATCTCCTGTCAAGTATCGTCGCAGCCGAAGGTCTCGCTCCATTTCACCCCTACCCCGTCATGCAAGAGATCGGAGATTCAGGTCACCACTGAGATCTCGTAATCACTATATCAGTGACCGTAGGTCACATAGAGATCCAAGGGATTACCATGACAGAATTGGAAAATGGGAAACTGATCGATCACGTGACCGTTATTCGTCTGGTTCTAGACGAAACAAGAGCAGGAGCCGGAGTCCGTTGAAAAAATCTACCAGGGGTGGTTCAGCCTCACCAAGACGCCGTCAGGAAAGTGCAAGCCCTGTCCGAAAGGAGAGATCGCGGGACCGTTATTCCTCTGCTTCTCGGAGAAACAAGAGCAAGAGCAGAAGTCCATCAAAGAAAACTGCAAGAGGTGATTCGACCTCCCCAAAACTCCGCAAGGAAAGTTTAAGCCCTACAAGGAGCCCAGCAAAAGAGTCTTCGAAGGATGGTTCAGTCTCACCGTTACAACATGAGGAAATTTCAAGTCCTGTAAGAAGTAGTGGGAGCCCACCAAATTTCTTGTCTCAGGGTGGCTTGGTATCTCCAACACCTCGTAAGGAAAGCTTAAGCCCTGTCCAAAAAGAGAGATCACGTAAGGAAAGCTTAAGCCCTGTCCAAAAAGAGAGATCACGTGACCGTCATTCTTCAAGGAGACACAGAAGCAAGAGCCGGAGTCCAACAAAAAAATCCTCACGGGGTGGTTCAGTCTCACCAAAACGACGGAGAGAGAGTGTAAGCCCTCCCCGAACAAGGAAAAGAGAATCCAGGGCAACTTCAAGGTCGCCAACACGTCACCGTGGAAGTAGGGCATCCCCAAGACATACCCGGGATAGCAACTCAGACTATAAGAGGCGCTCCAGGTCTAAATCTGCCGAGCGAGGGTCTAATTTGGATAGTAAAAAAGCTAGCAGTAGATCTGAGAAGTCAAAACACAGCAGAAGGAAACATGAGAGAACCGAAGATACTAGCAGTAGATCTGAGAAGTCAAAACACAGCAGAAGGAAACCTGAGAGCATCCAAGATGCTAGTGAGGAACTAGATTTAAATGATGGATGA